From one Nitrospirota bacterium genomic stretch:
- the bioA gene encoding adenosylmethionine--8-amino-7-oxononanoate transaminase produces the protein MLSKNEKQRLIEGDHKYLWHPFTQMRDWLNELPVIIERGEGIFLWDTDGNRYFDGYSSVWVNLHGHRREEINQAIESQLNKVAHSTFLGLSNIPAVQLAEKLIRLAPIGLSRVFYSDNGSTAVEIALKIAFQYWHQKGAIFQKKTKFIALYNGYHGDTIGTMSVGGIPLFQNLFKSLYFSSYKVESPYCYRCPLNLKFPDCQIACLDPMEEVLKSRHEEIAAIVIEPGLQAAGGMIVLPPGYLTRVSELSKKYGCLLIADEVATGFGRTGKMFACNHENVSPDLMAVAKGLTGGYLPLAATLATEEIFEAFLGSYEDFKTFFHGHSYTGNQLGCAAGIANLEIFEKENTLQILQGKIHQFKKMLEPLYNLKGVGDIRQIGLIGIIELVKNKKTKEPFMLKEKKGMKVCQEARKRGLLIRPLGNILVLMPPLSASPGQLHEIISILGESIRTAI, from the coding sequence ATGCTCTCCAAAAACGAGAAACAGAGACTCATCGAGGGTGATCACAAATATCTGTGGCATCCCTTTACTCAGATGCGGGATTGGTTAAACGAACTCCCTGTGATCATAGAAAGAGGGGAAGGAATCTTTCTCTGGGATACCGATGGGAATCGATATTTTGACGGATACTCTTCAGTCTGGGTTAACCTCCACGGTCATCGAAGAGAAGAAATCAATCAGGCCATTGAATCCCAACTCAATAAAGTCGCTCATTCCACTTTTTTGGGTTTAAGCAATATCCCTGCCGTTCAGCTCGCCGAGAAATTGATTCGTCTTGCGCCAATCGGCCTTTCGCGGGTCTTTTATTCGGATAATGGATCGACCGCCGTGGAAATTGCCCTAAAAATCGCCTTTCAATACTGGCACCAAAAAGGCGCAATTTTTCAGAAAAAAACGAAATTTATTGCCCTCTATAATGGTTATCATGGAGATACCATTGGAACGATGAGCGTCGGAGGAATTCCTCTGTTTCAGAATCTGTTTAAGTCTTTGTACTTTTCCAGTTACAAAGTCGAGTCCCCTTATTGCTACCGTTGTCCTTTAAATTTAAAGTTTCCCGACTGTCAGATCGCCTGCCTGGATCCCATGGAAGAGGTTCTCAAAAGCCGCCATGAGGAAATAGCGGCCATTGTCATAGAACCGGGGCTTCAAGCCGCCGGTGGAATGATCGTTCTTCCGCCCGGCTATTTAACCCGGGTCAGTGAATTGTCGAAAAAATATGGCTGCCTATTGATCGCGGACGAGGTTGCCACCGGGTTTGGAAGAACCGGAAAAATGTTTGCCTGCAATCACGAAAATGTATCGCCTGATTTAATGGCTGTTGCAAAGGGTTTAACGGGAGGATATCTTCCTCTGGCCGCTACACTGGCCACGGAAGAAATCTTTGAAGCGTTTTTAGGATCGTATGAAGACTTTAAAACTTTTTTCCACGGGCATAGTTATACGGGAAATCAGCTAGGGTGCGCCGCCGGAATCGCCAATTTGGAGATTTTTGAGAAGGAAAACACCTTGCAGATTCTGCAAGGAAAAATTCACCAATTCAAAAAAATGCTGGAGCCTCTTTACAACCTGAAGGGGGTCGGAGATATCCGGCAAATCGGCTTGATTGGAATTATCGAACTGGTTAAAAACAAAAAAACGAAAGAACCTTTCATGTTAAAAGAAAAAAAAGGTATGAAGGTCTGTCAGGAGGCCCGAAAAAGAGGCCTTTTAATTCGGCCTCTGGGGAACATTCTTGTTTTAATGCCCCCCTTATCCGCTTCTCCCGGCCAGTTGCATGAAATAATCAGCATTTTGGGGGAATCTATAAGAACAGCCATTTAA
- a CDS encoding class II fructose-bisphosphate aldolase yields MELHQSIDHLYRHFSDILKVDQEGLTLLDKSRFIEEALDSLVYQAVFNPDKKVKGTARWLLKKAACELKAIPSSIQNLYEAMGNQKEGGYTVPAINIRGLTYEVARAIVRAAKKNHSGTFIFEIAKSEIGYTKQSPSEFAVVILAAVMRERYEGPVFIQGDHFQANAKKYLEDPKEEVAGLKTLIKEAIEAGFYNIDIDSSTLVDLNKPAIKEQQRVNFELAAELSNYIRSLEPKGVTISIGGEIGEVGGKNSTVEELEVYMDNYLDVLINRYHRKTGISKISIQTGTSHGGIPLADGTIAKVKLDFETLKSLSKIAREKYHISGAVQHGASTLPDEAFDRFPDTGTSEIHLATGFQNLMYDHPKFPPALKEEIYQYLRTNLSEEKKPNETDEQFIYKTRKKGFGFFKKQIANLPEEAKEKIGKALEDKFDFLFKKLKSIDTYDQVKKIIPLVTVPPSLESEIQRS; encoded by the coding sequence ATGGAATTACATCAATCTATTGACCATTTATATCGCCACTTTTCGGATATTTTAAAAGTTGATCAGGAGGGTTTGACGCTATTAGACAAATCAAGGTTTATTGAAGAAGCCCTTGATTCGCTTGTTTACCAGGCTGTTTTCAATCCTGATAAAAAAGTAAAGGGGACCGCGCGCTGGCTCCTCAAAAAAGCGGCGTGCGAATTAAAAGCAATCCCTTCCTCTATTCAAAACCTTTATGAAGCGATGGGAAATCAAAAAGAAGGCGGGTACACCGTCCCCGCGATTAATATTCGAGGCCTGACTTACGAGGTTGCGCGGGCTATTGTTCGGGCCGCCAAAAAGAACCACTCTGGAACTTTTATCTTCGAAATCGCAAAATCTGAAATCGGATACACCAAACAGAGCCCGAGCGAATTTGCCGTTGTCATTTTAGCCGCCGTTATGAGAGAACGATACGAAGGCCCGGTTTTTATTCAGGGCGATCACTTTCAAGCCAATGCCAAAAAATATCTTGAAGATCCAAAAGAAGAGGTAGCCGGGCTTAAAACCTTGATTAAAGAGGCGATCGAAGCCGGTTTTTATAACATCGACATCGACTCCTCAACCCTGGTCGATTTAAACAAACCCGCGATAAAGGAACAACAAAGAGTCAATTTTGAACTGGCCGCGGAGTTAAGCAATTATATTCGTTCCCTCGAACCGAAAGGCGTAACCATTTCAATCGGGGGAGAAATCGGCGAAGTCGGAGGAAAAAACAGCACCGTTGAGGAATTAGAAGTTTATATGGATAATTACCTTGACGTTCTGATAAATCGGTATCATCGAAAAACAGGAATCAGTAAAATCAGCATACAGACAGGCACATCCCATGGGGGAATTCCCCTGGCAGATGGAACAATCGCGAAAGTTAAACTCGATTTCGAAACGTTGAAAAGTCTGTCAAAAATCGCCAGGGAAAAATATCATATTTCCGGAGCGGTTCAGCACGGCGCCTCTACGTTGCCCGATGAGGCCTTTGATCGTTTTCCGGATACCGGAACATCTGAAATTCATCTCGCCACGGGGTTTCAAAACCTGATGTACGACCACCCAAAATTCCCTCCCGCCTTAAAAGAAGAGATTTATCAATACCTTCGGACCAATTTAAGCGAGGAGAAAAAACCGAACGAAACGGATGAACAATTTATTTATAAAACCCGGAAAAAGGGATTTGGCTTCTTTAAAAAACAGATCGCAAACCTTCCAGAAGAAGCCAAAGAAAAGATCGGAAAAGCTTTAGAAGATAAATTCGACTTTCTTTTTAAAAAATTAAAATCTATCGATACCTACGACCAGGTCAAAAAAATCATCCCTTTAGTGACGGTACCTCCCTCTTTGGAATCCGAGATTCAGCGAAGTTAG
- a CDS encoding helix-turn-helix domain-containing protein: protein MNRYQDSNYYELLEVPQDATLKQIKTAYFLAKKTFGEKNLATLSLFSEEERAAIWLKIEEAYHILSDFDRRKSYDIFLARGSDSPDPWAPVQKESELKTPISFPDSITGSFLKNLREQKGISLQNLVSHTRIGVNYLVAIEENQFKNFPAEVYLKSYLSEYAKYLNVDPKNLTRSYLRHYHSQDIKKK from the coding sequence ATGAACAGATACCAGGATTCTAATTATTACGAGCTGCTCGAAGTCCCGCAGGATGCGACTTTAAAGCAGATTAAAACCGCTTATTTTTTAGCAAAAAAGACTTTTGGAGAAAAGAACCTCGCAACGCTCTCGCTTTTCTCCGAGGAAGAAAGAGCCGCCATCTGGCTGAAAATCGAGGAAGCTTACCACATTTTGTCTGATTTTGACCGGAGGAAAAGTTATGATATCTTTCTTGCGAGAGGATCAGATTCTCCTGATCCATGGGCTCCGGTTCAGAAAGAGTCTGAACTCAAAACGCCGATTTCGTTTCCCGATTCAATAACAGGTTCTTTTTTAAAAAATCTCCGTGAGCAAAAGGGAATTAGCTTGCAGAACCTGGTGTCACACACCCGGATCGGAGTGAATTATTTGGTGGCAATTGAGGAAAACCAATTTAAAAATTTTCCCGCTGAGGTCTATTTAAAAAGTTATCTTTCAGAATACGCCAAATATTTAAACGTTGACCCCAAAAACCTTACCCGGAGTTATCTCAGGCATTATCATTCTCAGGATATTAAAAAGAAATAA
- a CDS encoding 2-C-methyl-D-erythritol 2,4-cyclodiphosphate synthase has translation MKIGIGYDIHRLVPGRPLVIGGISIPFEKGLLGHSDGDVLIHAVADALLGGLGLGDIGHYYPDTNPKYKGMSSLIILEEIQELLVKNEMGIENLDTIVIAQEPKLAPFMPQMKFTLAKTLHIEEKKVNIKAKTAEKLDAIGRGEGIAAHAACILSRLEELTQ, from the coding sequence ATGAAAATCGGAATTGGGTACGACATACACCGGCTTGTTCCGGGAAGGCCATTGGTCATAGGCGGAATATCGATTCCATTCGAAAAAGGACTCCTGGGTCATTCCGATGGAGATGTCTTAATCCATGCGGTAGCCGATGCTCTGCTGGGGGGGCTCGGTCTGGGCGATATCGGGCATTATTATCCTGATACGAATCCGAAATATAAAGGAATGTCGAGTCTGATCATTCTTGAAGAAATACAAGAGCTTTTGGTGAAAAATGAAATGGGCATTGAAAATCTGGATACCATTGTTATCGCGCAGGAACCGAAGTTGGCTCCTTTTATGCCCCAAATGAAATTTACGCTTGCCAAAACGCTTCATATCGAAGAAAAAAAAGTCAATATAAAGGCAAAGACCGCGGAAAAATTAGATGCCATCGGGAGGGGAGAGGGAATCGCGGCACACGCGGCCTGCATCCTTTCCCGCCTGGAGGAATTAACTCAGTAA
- a CDS encoding TRAM domain-containing protein, whose amino-acid sequence MKIIRLLYFILSAIGGFYLFNYLKGSFGVGFFEEWWGIIAGGILASILFGIEYSFQKTSAKVSLVSLLGLLLGLAASNFIYHISESFFVKDLAFLVLWHWGLLMSGGYLGLILGIKTGNEWLPLNFLSKNEKEPLSSKILDTSVIIDGRIADLCETGFLEGAFIIPHFILNELQHIADSSDSMKRARGRRGLDVLNRIQKMAGLDIRIVEDDFPSIKEVDDKIVALAKRMNYKVITNDLNLNKVAEFQGVKVLNINELSNALKPVVLPGEVMKVFILKEGKESGQGIAYLDDGTMIVVDDARRWIGKNVEVVVTSVLQTTAGRMIFTRLKEDQEREELRVAR is encoded by the coding sequence ATGAAAATTATACGTCTTTTATATTTCATTTTGTCGGCAATTGGAGGGTTTTATCTATTTAATTATTTAAAAGGGAGTTTTGGAGTTGGTTTCTTTGAAGAATGGTGGGGAATTATTGCAGGCGGAATTTTAGCATCGATTTTGTTCGGGATTGAGTATTCGTTTCAAAAAACTTCCGCAAAAGTTTCGCTGGTTAGTTTATTGGGTCTCCTGCTCGGGTTGGCCGCTTCCAATTTCATTTATCATATTTCGGAATCATTTTTTGTAAAAGATTTAGCTTTTCTGGTCCTTTGGCATTGGGGTTTATTGATGTCGGGCGGGTATTTAGGCCTGATTCTGGGGATTAAAACAGGGAATGAGTGGTTGCCGCTTAACTTTCTTTCTAAAAACGAGAAAGAGCCCTTAAGCAGTAAAATACTGGATACCAGCGTCATTATCGACGGCCGGATCGCCGATTTATGCGAAACCGGTTTTTTAGAAGGGGCTTTCATTATTCCCCATTTTATTTTAAATGAGCTTCAACATATTGCGGATTCGTCAGATTCCATGAAACGGGCGAGAGGACGGCGGGGGTTGGATGTTTTAAACCGTATTCAAAAAATGGCCGGTTTAGATATCCGAATTGTGGAAGATGATTTTCCTTCCATTAAAGAGGTAGATGATAAAATCGTCGCCCTTGCAAAAAGGATGAATTACAAAGTCATTACCAATGATTTGAACCTGAATAAAGTTGCGGAATTTCAGGGGGTAAAAGTATTAAACATCAATGAACTGAGCAATGCGTTAAAACCGGTCGTCCTTCCGGGAGAAGTGATGAAAGTTTTTATACTTAAAGAGGGTAAGGAATCGGGTCAGGGAATTGCCTATCTTGACGATGGAACCATGATTGTTGTCGATGACGCGAGACGATGGATCGGAAAAAATGTCGAAGTGGTTGTTACCAGCGTTCTGCAAACCACCGCAGGCAGAATGATCTTTACCCGGCTGAAAGAAGATCAGGAAAGAGAAGAGCTTCGGGTAGCCAGGTGA
- a CDS encoding DegQ family serine endoprotease, whose protein sequence is MQDYKTVRKWVSISIFLIVLGVILGITISSNLNLTPSGKAVNNEKKSAVPLLPGLHKPDETFVEISKAATPAVVNISTTRLVKNEMGPNPFFEDPFFRRFFGDELGRQFEQPRERKEQSLGSGVIVESNGIIITNNHVIANADEIKVLLSDKREFKGKVLGTDPKTDIAVVKIEARDLPTIPMGDSSKMEVGEYVLAIGNPFGLNQTVTMGIISAIGRANVGISDYEDFIQTDAAINPGNSGGALVNTRGELIGINTAIFSKSGGYMGIGFAIPTDMARAVLESIKKEGKVVRGWLGVSIQEINPNLAKQFGIKENAGALVSDVMEKSPAEKAGIKRGDVIVQYQGNPVDNPGHLRNSVAQTRVGTRVKMAIIRDKKEISIEVNIGEQPKDLVKTSGEEGGKNSEESRDISGLEVTNLTPETARRLGVPFKGNHIAVTNVEAGSPAEEAGILRGDILLEINRIVVKNTEDYNRIMSQINKGTQVLFLINRQGRTLFVTFIP, encoded by the coding sequence ATGCAAGACTATAAAACGGTTCGTAAATGGGTTTCCATCTCGATTTTTTTGATTGTTTTGGGTGTGATTTTAGGAATCACAATTTCTTCGAATTTAAACCTGACCCCTTCCGGAAAGGCGGTTAACAATGAGAAAAAATCCGCAGTGCCCCTGCTTCCGGGGTTACATAAACCCGACGAGACTTTTGTTGAAATTTCAAAAGCGGCGACTCCCGCTGTGGTTAATATTTCGACAACCCGTCTTGTGAAGAATGAAATGGGACCGAATCCTTTTTTTGAGGATCCTTTCTTCAGGCGTTTTTTTGGTGACGAGTTAGGGCGTCAATTTGAGCAGCCGAGAGAGCGCAAGGAACAAAGCCTTGGGTCCGGGGTGATTGTCGAATCCAATGGAATTATTATCACGAATAATCATGTGATTGCCAACGCGGATGAGATTAAAGTGTTGCTATCCGATAAGAGAGAGTTCAAAGGAAAGGTACTGGGGACCGACCCAAAAACAGATATCGCCGTCGTCAAAATAGAGGCCAGGGACCTTCCTACGATTCCCATGGGGGATTCGAGTAAAATGGAGGTTGGAGAATATGTGCTGGCGATCGGAAATCCGTTTGGCCTCAATCAAACCGTGACGATGGGGATCATCAGCGCCATCGGACGGGCGAATGTCGGAATATCGGATTACGAAGACTTTATTCAAACGGATGCGGCCATCAATCCGGGTAATTCAGGCGGAGCTCTGGTTAATACTCGAGGGGAACTGATCGGGATCAACACGGCAATTTTTTCCAAAAGCGGCGGCTACATGGGAATTGGTTTTGCTATTCCAACCGACATGGCCAGGGCTGTTTTGGAAAGTATCAAAAAAGAGGGCAAAGTGGTTCGAGGTTGGCTCGGGGTTTCGATTCAGGAAATTAATCCCAACCTGGCCAAACAATTTGGTATTAAGGAAAACGCCGGAGCGCTGGTGAGCGACGTCATGGAAAAGAGCCCGGCCGAAAAAGCCGGAATAAAAAGGGGTGATGTCATCGTTCAGTATCAAGGTAATCCGGTTGACAATCCCGGACACTTAAGGAATTCGGTTGCTCAGACGAGGGTAGGAACCCGGGTGAAAATGGCAATCATCCGTGATAAAAAAGAGATTTCAATCGAAGTTAATATTGGGGAACAGCCTAAGGATTTAGTGAAAACAAGCGGAGAGGAAGGGGGTAAAAACAGCGAAGAAAGCCGGGATATCAGCGGCCTGGAGGTGACGAACCTGACTCCTGAAACGGCCCGGCGATTAGGGGTTCCGTTTAAGGGGAATCATATCGCTGTTACCAATGTTGAAGCCGGTAGTCCTGCTGAAGAGGCAGGGATTTTGAGAGGGGATATTCTTTTGGAAATCAACCGGATCGTTGTTAAAAACACGGAAGATTACAATCGCATTATGAGCCAGATTAACAAAGGGACACAGGTTTTATTCCTGATCAACAGACAGGGGCGGACTTTATTCGTCACTTTTATCCCTTAA
- a CDS encoding DUF192 domain-containing protein, with protein MSRFFYLLLFYLFIALGRPVDASQTANIDQKKISIILPGGEKIEAVVADTTTARSTGLMGRSRLGLNEGMLFLFKTTEPHLMWMKNMLIPIDIIWLNEKKEIIEIVQSAPPCSNDPCEVFGPELPSRYVLEIKDGSSNLLHLQKGLTLKFP; from the coding sequence ATGTCCCGGTTTTTTTATCTCCTCCTTTTTTATCTGTTTATTGCCCTGGGCCGGCCTGTCGATGCCTCGCAAACGGCCAACATTGATCAAAAAAAAATCAGCATTATCCTCCCGGGGGGTGAAAAAATCGAAGCCGTCGTCGCGGACACGACCACGGCACGATCCACCGGGTTGATGGGGCGTTCCCGCCTCGGCCTGAATGAAGGAATGCTTTTTTTATTTAAAACCACAGAACCTCATTTGATGTGGATGAAGAACATGTTAATCCCGATCGATATTATCTGGTTGAATGAAAAAAAGGAAATAATCGAAATCGTTCAATCGGCCCCGCCCTGTTCGAACGATCCGTGCGAGGTCTTCGGACCGGAACTTCCTTCACGTTATGTCTTAGAAATAAAAGACGGATCGTCTAATTTACTGCATCTCCAGAAAGGCCTAACGCTCAAATTCCCTTGA
- the cysE gene encoding serine O-acetyltransferase: MWNKIKKDFKAIFERDPAAVNRFEVFLTYSGFHAVLLYRFAHVLWTFKIPLLPRVLSQFARFLTGIEIHPGARIGAGFFIDHGMGVVVGETTEIGENVTLFQGVTLGGTGKERGKRHPTLGDNVMVGVGAKILGGITIGEGVKIGANSVVLKSVPPYSTVVGVPGRILKIRETKPSLLNMNHGDLPDPISDRLDQLELELAELRSLIQDHEAKNPKKHHSS, encoded by the coding sequence ATGTGGAACAAGATCAAAAAAGACTTTAAAGCCATTTTTGAAAGAGATCCCGCGGCTGTTAACAGATTTGAGGTGTTTCTGACCTATTCCGGATTTCATGCCGTTTTACTCTATCGTTTTGCTCACGTGTTATGGACTTTTAAAATTCCGCTTTTACCCAGAGTGTTATCCCAGTTTGCCAGGTTTTTAACCGGAATTGAAATTCATCCGGGAGCAAGGATTGGAGCAGGTTTCTTCATTGATCACGGCATGGGGGTTGTTGTGGGTGAAACAACCGAAATCGGAGAGAATGTGACCCTTTTTCAGGGGGTGACATTGGGAGGAACTGGAAAAGAACGGGGCAAGCGCCATCCCACTCTCGGAGATAACGTCATGGTTGGTGTCGGAGCAAAAATCCTTGGCGGGATCACCATTGGTGAAGGGGTGAAAATAGGGGCCAATTCGGTGGTCTTAAAATCGGTTCCCCCTTATTCGACTGTTGTCGGCGTTCCGGGAAGAATATTAAAGATTCGTGAAACGAAGCCCTCTCTTCTTAATATGAACCATGGGGATTTACCCGATCCGATTTCAGACCGTTTGGATCAGCTTGAGCTCGAATTGGCAGAACTCCGTTCCTTGATTCAAGATCATGAAGCAAAAAACCCCAAAAAACA
- the fbp gene encoding class 1 fructose-bisphosphatase encodes MVTIEQHIIQQQRKFPESTGDLSDLLYDIALAGKILSREVNRAGLVDIMGSTGKMNIQAEEVQKLDIFANSVFFKLFEKNGRVCTFGSEEDEKCICMESDQMSGKYAVNLDPLDGSSNIDANLPIGTIFSIHRKVSVGKTGTEEDSLQKGSLQVGAGYLVYGSSTMLVYSTGQGVHGFTLDQALGEFLLSHEDMKCPERCTIYSINESNHHYWDRATQEYVSYVKSVDPATQRPYNARYVGALVADFHRNLIKGGIFLYPVDHKDPKRSTGKLRLLFEAAPLAFIAEQAGGYASTGTERILDIQPETLHQRVPLIIGNREEVLRYEAFIKKYQT; translated from the coding sequence ATGGTAACGATTGAACAGCATATCATTCAGCAGCAAAGGAAATTTCCGGAATCGACAGGCGATCTTTCAGATTTGCTTTATGATATCGCCCTGGCGGGAAAGATTCTGTCCAGGGAGGTCAACAGGGCGGGTCTGGTCGATATTATGGGATCAACCGGAAAAATGAATATTCAGGCCGAGGAAGTGCAAAAGCTCGACATTTTTGCCAATTCTGTTTTTTTCAAATTATTTGAAAAAAACGGAAGAGTCTGCACGTTTGGGTCTGAGGAAGACGAAAAATGTATTTGCATGGAATCTGATCAAATGTCGGGTAAGTATGCCGTTAATCTTGATCCGCTGGACGGTTCTTCCAATATTGATGCCAATTTGCCGATCGGCACGATTTTCTCCATTCATCGGAAAGTTTCTGTTGGTAAAACGGGGACCGAAGAAGACAGCCTGCAGAAAGGCTCTCTCCAGGTGGGCGCAGGTTATCTCGTTTATGGATCCTCCACGATGTTGGTTTATTCCACCGGACAGGGTGTGCATGGGTTTACCTTAGACCAGGCCTTAGGGGAATTTCTTCTTTCGCATGAAGATATGAAGTGTCCTGAACGCTGTACGATTTACAGTATTAACGAATCAAATCATCATTATTGGGACCGGGCGACCCAGGAATATGTCAGCTATGTCAAGTCGGTCGACCCGGCAACACAAAGACCTTACAACGCGCGTTATGTCGGGGCATTGGTGGCTGATTTTCATCGGAATTTGATCAAGGGTGGAATTTTTCTTTATCCCGTGGATCATAAAGACCCGAAAAGAAGCACCGGGAAGTTGAGGCTCCTTTTTGAAGCGGCCCCCCTTGCGTTTATCGCGGAACAGGCCGGGGGTTATGCGTCCACCGGTACAGAAAGAATTTTGGATATTCAACCGGAAACCCTTCACCAGAGGGTTCCTTTAATTATCGGAAACCGTGAAGAAGTTCTAAGGTACGAAGCCTTTATCAAAAAATACCAAACCTAA
- the ispD gene encoding 2-C-methyl-D-erythritol 4-phosphate cytidylyltransferase, translating into MRVAAIIPAAGLGTRMNAGLPKQFLSLGGKPVLYHTLAVFNLCPVIDEIVVVLSKADRKLAEEEIILSSPFKKILTFVNGGKERIESVFNGLKAVDPAADFVVIHDGCRPFVTCQIIENSVEAAKETGGAIAGIPLGDTLKKTEQGFIQNTIDRKGVWQAQTPQTFRFSLLREAYEKASSRQISATDDAGLVEQLGHPVKIFPGSVFNIKITVPDDLILGEMILQYQKRRGQ; encoded by the coding sequence TTGAGAGTGGCGGCGATTATCCCGGCCGCAGGTCTTGGAACGAGGATGAATGCCGGCCTGCCGAAACAATTCCTTTCCCTTGGAGGAAAGCCGGTTCTTTATCACACTTTGGCTGTTTTTAATCTGTGTCCCGTCATTGATGAAATTGTCGTCGTCCTTTCCAAAGCAGACCGAAAACTTGCGGAGGAGGAAATCATTCTTTCTTCTCCTTTTAAAAAGATTTTAACGTTTGTCAACGGGGGAAAAGAACGTATAGAATCTGTTTTCAATGGGTTGAAAGCCGTTGATCCGGCAGCCGATTTCGTGGTCATTCATGACGGCTGCCGGCCTTTTGTAACGTGTCAGATCATTGAAAATTCTGTTGAAGCGGCCAAAGAAACCGGCGGAGCGATTGCCGGTATTCCCCTTGGGGATACTTTAAAAAAAACCGAACAGGGTTTCATTCAAAATACCATCGATCGGAAGGGGGTATGGCAGGCTCAAACACCCCAAACCTTTCGTTTCAGCCTTTTAAGGGAGGCTTATGAAAAAGCTTCCAGCCGGCAGATTTCTGCGACAGACGATGCGGGTCTTGTTGAACAACTGGGTCACCCCGTTAAAATTTTTCCAGGGTCGGTTTTTAATATCAAAATTACCGTTCCGGACGATTTGATTCTTGGCGAAATGATCCTTCAATATCAAAAAAGGCGAGGCCAATGA
- a CDS encoding AAA family ATPase: MSSVDILKGKLKAQNREIWAVGGGKGGTGKTFLSGNLAISLTRLGKKVILIDADLGCANLHTCLGISVKGATLSDFIRGKVKSIHEVLLETQIPNLSLISGAQDFLEIANPKYREKMKLIRQIQELDFEYIILDLGAGTSFNILDFFLISDVGILTVLPEPTSIENVYRFIKSSFYRRFKKVVKDPAIKAVITQAMDQKNDLGIRTPFDLIEQVEKIDFEVGRTLKEQIYNFKPKIIVNQVRSKDDIALGFSMRSSCSKYFGIQIEYVGYVEYDDSVWRATKMSRPLMLEYPYSTSAQGINRISHNLLKKEQLSFDFLVQ; encoded by the coding sequence ATGTCTTCAGTCGATATCCTTAAAGGTAAATTAAAAGCGCAAAACCGGGAAATCTGGGCCGTTGGCGGAGGAAAGGGAGGAACCGGAAAGACCTTCTTATCCGGAAACCTTGCGATTTCTCTCACCCGATTAGGGAAAAAAGTCATTTTAATTGACGCGGATTTAGGCTGCGCCAATCTTCATACCTGTTTGGGAATTTCCGTGAAAGGGGCCACCCTTTCGGATTTTATACGGGGAAAAGTAAAGTCCATCCATGAAGTTTTGCTCGAAACGCAAATACCCAATTTATCGCTAATCAGCGGGGCCCAGGATTTTTTGGAAATCGCGAATCCAAAATATCGCGAAAAAATGAAGCTTATCCGGCAGATTCAGGAACTCGATTTTGAGTACATCATTCTTGATTTGGGGGCGGGAACTTCTTTTAATATTTTGGATTTTTTTCTGATTTCGGATGTCGGAATTTTGACGGTCCTCCCGGAGCCGACGTCCATCGAAAACGTTTATCGGTTTATCAAAAGTTCTTTTTACAGGCGGTTTAAAAAAGTTGTCAAAGATCCCGCGATTAAAGCCGTTATTACGCAGGCGATGGACCAGAAAAATGACCTGGGAATTCGAACTCCTTTTGATTTAATCGAACAGGTGGAAAAAATCGATTTTGAAGTCGGAAGGACATTAAAGGAACAGATTTATAATTTCAAACCTAAAATCATCGTTAACCAGGTACGGTCAAAAGATGATATCGCGCTCGGTTTTTCGATGCGTAGTTCCTGTTCCAAATATTTTGGAATTCAGATAGAATATGTAGGCTATGTCGAATATGATGATTCGGTATGGAGGGCAACGAAAATGAGCCGTCCGCTGATGCTCGAATATCCCTATTCCACTTCGGCGCAGGGGATTAATCGAATATCGCATAACTTATTAAAAAAAGAACAGCTAAGTTTTGACTTTTTAGTCCAGTGA